One Vanessa atalanta chromosome 8, ilVanAtal1.2, whole genome shotgun sequence genomic window carries:
- the LOC125066000 gene encoding uncharacterized protein LOC125066000 codes for MSGEGERVSRPNSLVLEVPAPEREPLRFDVQLVGAPPEVEQLVNNIKQVAEDFLYHWKTFPIVLPQSRFAGPGNRPSDIIIAPPCDELEAAALDAGIEPHPLSPKQLHSIREKGEFEVPSRQFPGQTHVWRVAGWLQRGSARAREELYCHVARAIALVVVVSRDRLLRDEPLSLIAGAKAFMEGLHRLMDIIFGMPSLEARDLEKKIREERSRYLVAELICKPEDQEDIAALAAWVTREMRPNKMRDARGDPRNAPRVPYLYTTPQRTQVDLRLFRRKLLRRAAPSLQTILDRESRGWFLHFRERRAALLASQKMPMKDIEEEVSSAAMREYVSRVCNAVLSCEQLAALGPAVPELLASQLRAAVIVNRAEEGVRRKLEAGLASAEARIRAAHPVLSRADAWRREELARAAHALRSELRWAAMEDAAAAMQAHKLSQHRYFLLRDLAFLRDREPLLMKELRAAKTPTREFSWATYIWRPRNWKVFREFRGRTERIPTVISSRATNIVTPRSDPSQPVFSLSLEKVRVSTTRWPAWRILNFAHRTWSWSWNLMFLLGVLVPWCSRVSLRTLLCVKPFVPDLEQSQVNGTLFPKRSSEKQTMWSLLLKLWRHVSKERTRFETEPDTGLLGKGLSRQANRLWNYGVIGGLGSLALLLAFPLLALAASALSLIAAASVPLWLPVVALALHAGCALLYDLDCPDPARLNRLFVLFEVLVWRIGILGLLQPIIAFVVAIFLCPLAALILLVGGLGWWVVRGAWEAVAWRALIVRAARVPAHDSRFCRRVAGPALHSHASYQITAAQALAAVCARAELDILATWATDIEIAIERPLRDYEHFVDACFGPFSVQIAKTGSYKQVEKECGELVWSVREKLAARRRDLALPLTDAARARVRMLPQDLRKAVHASAAELSRQWGEAARADEWWAARGLEPNDWHALAANTLVEVFDAEVLVALEESEARVALETGVCAGAARWRDLTARSPAPPDVLAERDDWRPAPGVWGEWSGTPAPRVPPPALDVSAFSPRAAHLPPLPVTPAVALVLHNRESDNPVPLDSELCMEILKRLDDTPDRDDVRDDVERYRGGGSEATSETSGSDSPDDEAARAQAPARTPDAALCRISPTTERAACRWTLTGRGVRLRADLASPEDVTLDIDRHVGTSV; via the exons ATGTCTGGAGAGGGCGAACGTGTATCTCGTCCCAACTCCTTGGTGCTCGAAGTGCCGGCGCCTGAACGTGAGCCGCTGCGCTTCGATGTGCAGCTGGTGGGAGCTCCTCCAGAGGTCGAGCAACTTGTTAATAACATCAAGCAAGTAGCTGAAGACTTCCTTTATCATTGGAAAACATTTCCTATTG TGCTTCCTCAGTCAAGATTCGCGGGTCCGGGTAATCGTCCCTCGGATATTATAATTGCGCCGCCATGCGACGAACTTGAGGCCGCTGCACTTGACGCGGGCATCGAACCCCACCCCCTCTCGCCGAAACAGCTGCACTCAATACGAGAAAAAGG GGAGTTCGAGGTGCCGTCTCGACAATTCCCTGGACAGACGCACGTATGGCGAGTAGCTGGGTGGCTCCAACGAGGCAGTGCGAGGGCACGGGAAGAGCTCTATTGTCACGTAGCGAGGGCCATCGCCCTCGTCGTAGTAGTTTCTAGGGACAGATTGTTAAGAGATGAACCTCTCTCGCTGATCGCGGGGGCGAAGGCATTCATGGAAGGTTTGCATAG GTTAATGGATATCATCTTTGGAATGCCGTCTCTTGAAGCGCGTGACCTTGAAAAGAAAATACGCGAGGAGCGTTCGCGTTATCTCGTCGCCGAACTTATTTGTAAG CCTGAAGATCAAGAAGACATAGCAGCTTTAGCGGCATGGGTGACGCGGGAGATGCGACCTAACAAGATGAGAGACGCGAGAGGTGACCCACGCAACGCCCCCAGAGTACCGTATCTCTACACCACCCCTCAAAGGACGCAG GTTGATCTTCGACTATTTAGACGAAAGTTATTGCGTAGGGCAGCACCATCTCTTCAAACGATTTTGGACAGAGAGTCTCGTGGCTGGTTTCTACATTTTCGTGAACGAAGGGCTGCGCTTCTAGCGAGTCAGAAGATGCCAATGAAGGATATAGAAGAG GAAGTGAGCTCGGCTGCTATGCGAGAATACGTCTCGCGTGTGTGTAATGCGGTGTTGAGCTGTGAGCAGCTCGCAGCGCTGGGGCCCGCAGTGCCCGAGCTGCTCGCCTCGCAGCTGCGGGCCGCCGTCATCGTGAACAG AGCCGAGGAGGGCGTCCGGCGGAAACTAGAAGCCGGCCTGGCGTCGGCGGAGGCGCGCATCCGCGCGGCGCACCCCGTGCTGTCGCGCGCCGACGCGTGGCGCCGCGAGGAGCTGGCGCGCGCGGCGCACGCGCTGCGCAGCGAGCTGCGCTGGGCCGCCATGGAGGACGCCGCCGCCGCCATGCAGGCGCACAAGCTGTCGCAGCACCGGTACTTCCTGCTGCGCGACCTCGCCTTCCTGCGCGACCGGGAGCCGCTGCTCATGAAG GAACTCCGCGCGGCGAAGACTCCGACGCGCGAGTTCTCGTGGGCGACGTACATCTGGCGGCCGCGCAACTGGAAGGTGTTCCGCGAGTTCCGCGGGCGCACGGAGCGCATCCCCACCGTCATCAGCAGCCGCGCCACCAACATCGTCACGCCGCGCTCCGACCCCTCGCAGCCCGTCTTCAGCCTCAGCCTGGAGAAGGTGCGCGTCAGCACCACGCGCTGGCCCGCCTGGCGGATCCTCAACTTCGCTCACAG GACGTGGTCGTGGTCGTGGAACCTGATGTTCCTTCTGGGCGTGTTGGTGCCGTGGTGCTCGCGCGTGTCGCTGCGCACACTGCTCTGCGTCAAGCCCTTCGTTCCGGACCTCGAGCAGTCGCAG gtGAACGGTACCCTGTTTCCTAAACGCAGCAGCGAGAAGCAAACGATGTGGTCGCTGCTGTTGAAGCTGTGGCGTCATGTATCAAAGGAACGGACGCGATTCGAGACTGAGCCCGACACAG GACTCCTAGGCAAAGGGCTCAGTAGGCAAGCAAATAGGTTATGGAACTACGGCGTAATCGGCGGACTAGGCTCTTTGGCGCTGCTGCTGGCGTTCCCGCTGTTGGCGCTGGCGGCCAGCGCGCTGTCACTGATTGCAGCAGCCAGCGTGCCGCTGTGGTTGCCGGTAGTGGCCCTGGCTCTTCACGCCGGCTGCGCTCTGCTCTATGACCTGGACTGTCCAGATCCCGCTAGGCTCAATAG aCTCTTCGTTTTATTCGAAGTACTGGTCTGGCGAATCGGAATACTGGGACTGCTCCAGCCGATCATCGCGTTCGTGGTCGCCATCTTCCTCTGTCCGCTCGCCGCCCTCATTCTGCTCGTCG GCGGGCTGGGCTGGTGGGTGGTGCGCGGCGCGTGGGAGGCGGTGGCGTGGCGCGCGCTCATCGTGCGCGCGGCGCGCGTGCCCGCGCACGACTCGCGCTTCTGCCGCCGCGTGGCCGGGCCCGCGCTGCACTCGCACGCCTCCTACCAGATCAC AGCGGCGCAGGCATTAGCGGCGGTGTGTGCGCGCGCAGAACTGGACATCCTCGCCACGTGGGCGACGGACATCGAGATCGCTATAGAGCGGCCCCTGCGGGATTATGAGCATTTCGTGGATGCCTGCTTTGGACCTTTTTCCGTCCAAATCGCTAAG ACGGGGTCGTACAAGCAAGTGGAGAAGGAGTGCGGCGAGCTGGTGTGGTCGGTGCGCGAGAAGctggcggcgcggcggcgggacCTCGCGCTGCCGCTCACGgacgcggcgcgcgcgcgcgtgcgcatGTTGCCTCAGGACCTCCGG AAAGCGGTGCACGCGAGCGCGGCCGAGCTGTCGCGGCAGTGGGGGGAGGCGGCGCGCGCGGACGAGTGGTGGGCGGCGCGCGGCCTCGAGCCCAACGACTGGCACGCGCTGGCCGCCAACACGCTCGTCGAG GTTTTCGACGCGGAGGTGCTGGTGGCGCTGGAGGAGAGCGAGGCGCGCGTGGCGCTGGAGACGGGCGTgtgcgcgggcgcggcgcgctGGCGGGACCTCACCGCGCGCAGCCCCGCGCCGCCCGACGTGCTCGCCGAGCGCGACGACTGGCGCCCCGCGCCCG GCGTGTGGGGCGAGTGGAGCGGCACGCCGGCGCCGCGCGTGCCGCCGCCCGCGCTGGACGTGTCGGCCTTCAGCCCGCGCGCCGCGCACCTGCCGCCGCTGCCCGTCACGCCCGCCGTCGCGCTCGTGCTGCACAACCG AGAATCCGATAACCCCGTGCCGCTGGATTCAGAACTTTGTATGGAAATACTTAAACGTCTGGATGATACGCCGGACCGCGATGACGTCAGAG ACGACGTCGAGAGATACCGAGGCGGCGGCAGCGAAGCGACGAGCGAGACGAGCGGCTCCGACTCGCCGGACGACgaggcggcgcgcgcgcaggcGCCCGCGCGCACGCCCGACGCCGCGCTCTGCCG GATATCCCCAACGACGGAAAGAGCCGCTTGTAGATGGACTCTGACTGGTCGAGGAGTTCGTTTAAGAGCGGATCTGGCGAGCCCAGAAGACGTCACTCTCGACATAGACCGACACGTCGGCACTTCGGTCTGA
- the LOC125065940 gene encoding cyclin-dependent kinase 2-associated protein 1-like — MEAMDIQAVESKLSDVTVTAIPMSGKNSHKDITLGGNSHATISTVPASSPSSVGKDKDNGMSKYAQLLAVIEEMGKEVRPSYSGSRSSAERLKRGIVHARILVRECLIETERSARQ, encoded by the coding sequence ATGGAGGCGATGGATATTCAAGCTGTAGAATCTAAATTGAGTGATGTGACAGTAACAGCGATACCCATGAGCGGCAAAAACAGTCACAAGGATATTACATTAGGTGGTAACAGTCATGCAACAATATCAACAGTCCCTGCTTCATCACCTTCGTCAGTGGGAAAAGATAAGGATAACGGTATGTCTAAATATGCTCAACTTTTAGCTGTCATTGAAGAGATGGGTAAAGAAGTCAGACCTAGCTACTCAGGAAGCCGTAGCTCAGCTGAACGACTGAAACGTGGTATTGTTCACGCTCGCATACTTGTCAGAGAATGCCTCATAGAAACCGAAAGGTCTGCGCGacagtaa
- the LOC125065877 gene encoding diphthine methyltransferase isoform X1, with translation MAVTWNTKWKWITGYSADSVEWCPVERFKHVLVCGTYQLEKKDEDAISGAGSANQPKQKRLGRIYLFSINDETTHLTPIQEVDTAGILDQKWCYHTIKDYPVLAVVTSEGVTQLYRLVEENGTLNLRLWIENIVGGEALALSVDWSSNKSFMQEPNLVISDSSGTITVLQIVGDCLQKIGQWKSHSFEAWIAAYNYWNTDLFYSGGDDCLLKSYDIRIPEAVVINRSHEAGVTSIRNNVEVEHQLITGSYDEKVRLWDLRQLKRCISETDVNGGVWRLKWHPFDKSIILAACMYGGFRILQVEENVSVMADYLEHESISYGADWKFDNSVSLIATCSFYDCNLHISELKVKNHPLV, from the exons ATGGCGGTTACATGGAATACTAAGTGGAAGTGGATTACGGGGTACAGCGCCGACTCGGTTGAATGGTGCCCTGTGGAACGCTTCAAACATGTGCTGGTATGCGGAACTTATCAATTGGAGAAGAAAGATGAAG ATGCTATTTCAGGTGCAGGTTCTGCTAATCAGCCTAAGCAGAAGCGACTGGGACGAATATATCTATTCTCTATTAATGATGAGACAACTCATTTAACTCCCATACAAGAAGTAGATACAGCTGGTATTCTTGATCAGAAATGGTGCTATCATACGATAAAAGACTATCCGGTTCTAGCAGTTGTGACATCAGAAGGGGTAACTCAACTTTACCGATTGGTAGAAGAAAACGGTACACTAAACTTGCGCTTGTGGATAGAAAACATAGTCGGTGGAGAGGCGTTGGCGCTGTCTGTTGATTGGTCGTCAAATAAATCCTTTATGCAGGAACCTAATCTGGTTATTAGTGACTCGTCGGGTACCATTACGGTTTTGCAGATAGTGGGTGATTGTTTACAGAAGATCGGACAATGGAAATCACATTCATTTGAAGCCTGGATAGCAGCATACAACTATTGGAATACAGATCTGTTTTATTCAG gTGGTGACGATTGTTTGCTAAAAAGCTATGATATAAGAATACCAGAAGCAGTCGTAATTAACCGCAGCCATGAGGCAGGAGTTACTAGTATTAGAAATAATGTAGAAGTAGAACATCAACTTATAACTGGAAG ttacgATGAAAAGGTTCGCCTCTGGGATCTTAGACAACTAAAACGCTGCATCAGCGAAACGGATGTGAATGGTGGTGTTTGGCGTTTAAAGTGGCATCCATTCgacaaaagtataattttagcGGCTTGCATGTACGGAGGTTTTCGCATTCTTCAAGTTGAGGAAAATGTTAGCGTGATGGCCGATTATTTGGAACACGAGAGCATCTCGTATGGAGCTGACTGGAAATTTGATAATAGCGTGTCTTTAATCGCAACATGCTCTTtttatgattgcaatttacatataagtgaattaaaggtaaaaaatcatcctttagtataa
- the LOC125065877 gene encoding diphthine methyltransferase isoform X2, whose product MAVTWNTKWKWITGYSADSVEWCPVERFKHVLVCGTYQLEKKDEGAGSANQPKQKRLGRIYLFSINDETTHLTPIQEVDTAGILDQKWCYHTIKDYPVLAVVTSEGVTQLYRLVEENGTLNLRLWIENIVGGEALALSVDWSSNKSFMQEPNLVISDSSGTITVLQIVGDCLQKIGQWKSHSFEAWIAAYNYWNTDLFYSGGDDCLLKSYDIRIPEAVVINRSHEAGVTSIRNNVEVEHQLITGSYDEKVRLWDLRQLKRCISETDVNGGVWRLKWHPFDKSIILAACMYGGFRILQVEENVSVMADYLEHESISYGADWKFDNSVSLIATCSFYDCNLHISELKVKNHPLV is encoded by the exons ATGGCGGTTACATGGAATACTAAGTGGAAGTGGATTACGGGGTACAGCGCCGACTCGGTTGAATGGTGCCCTGTGGAACGCTTCAAACATGTGCTGGTATGCGGAACTTATCAATTGGAGAAGAAAGATGAAG GTGCAGGTTCTGCTAATCAGCCTAAGCAGAAGCGACTGGGACGAATATATCTATTCTCTATTAATGATGAGACAACTCATTTAACTCCCATACAAGAAGTAGATACAGCTGGTATTCTTGATCAGAAATGGTGCTATCATACGATAAAAGACTATCCGGTTCTAGCAGTTGTGACATCAGAAGGGGTAACTCAACTTTACCGATTGGTAGAAGAAAACGGTACACTAAACTTGCGCTTGTGGATAGAAAACATAGTCGGTGGAGAGGCGTTGGCGCTGTCTGTTGATTGGTCGTCAAATAAATCCTTTATGCAGGAACCTAATCTGGTTATTAGTGACTCGTCGGGTACCATTACGGTTTTGCAGATAGTGGGTGATTGTTTACAGAAGATCGGACAATGGAAATCACATTCATTTGAAGCCTGGATAGCAGCATACAACTATTGGAATACAGATCTGTTTTATTCAG gTGGTGACGATTGTTTGCTAAAAAGCTATGATATAAGAATACCAGAAGCAGTCGTAATTAACCGCAGCCATGAGGCAGGAGTTACTAGTATTAGAAATAATGTAGAAGTAGAACATCAACTTATAACTGGAAG ttacgATGAAAAGGTTCGCCTCTGGGATCTTAGACAACTAAAACGCTGCATCAGCGAAACGGATGTGAATGGTGGTGTTTGGCGTTTAAAGTGGCATCCATTCgacaaaagtataattttagcGGCTTGCATGTACGGAGGTTTTCGCATTCTTCAAGTTGAGGAAAATGTTAGCGTGATGGCCGATTATTTGGAACACGAGAGCATCTCGTATGGAGCTGACTGGAAATTTGATAATAGCGTGTCTTTAATCGCAACATGCTCTTtttatgattgcaatttacatataagtgaattaaaggtaaaaaatcatcctttagtataa